In a single window of the Tellurirhabdus bombi genome:
- a CDS encoding cold-shock protein, whose protein sequence is MKKGIVKFFNETKGFGFIKVEDSSEDIFVHASGLLDQVQENDEVQFEVEQGRKGLNAVKVQLV, encoded by the coding sequence ATGAAAAAGGGTATTGTTAAGTTTTTCAATGAAACGAAAGGGTTCGGATTCATTAAAGTAGAAGATTCTTCTGAAGACATTTTCGTGCATGCATCTGGCCTTCTGGACCAAGTTCAGGAAAATGATGAGGTTCAATTTGAAGTAGAACAAGGAAGAAAAGGACTGAACGCTGTTAAAGTACAGCTGGTCTAA
- a CDS encoding Fpg/Nei family DNA glycosylase, whose translation MPELPEVEIYRQYLETSSLHQPIDDLDVEDPKLLTTNFADLRAALVGRSFTGTRRVGKNLFVMTDSPDVTLHMHFGMTGDLAYYHSSLDRPKYARIVFYFRTGFNLGFICPRKFERIGLVEDIDTYLQRKKIGLDGLSISLSELTAQIKPKKAFIKPVLMDQSTVAGLGNWIVDEVLFQALIHPEQRANTLTDDQFSALHRAIRYVLETAIRHEAQYRDFPAGFLIHVREWDNSPYDDVNAHKFCPRCATRIEKTEVGGRTTYFCPKDQKVG comes from the coding sequence ATGCCTGAACTTCCCGAGGTTGAAATTTACCGCCAGTACCTGGAAACATCGTCTTTACACCAGCCCATTGATGATTTGGATGTTGAAGATCCTAAATTATTGACAACTAATTTTGCGGATCTTCGTGCGGCGTTGGTCGGACGTTCGTTCACCGGTACGCGCCGGGTTGGCAAAAATTTATTTGTTATGACCGACTCCCCGGATGTGACACTTCACATGCATTTTGGGATGACCGGCGACCTGGCCTATTATCATTCTTCCCTCGATCGACCCAAGTACGCGCGTATTGTTTTCTACTTCCGCACGGGTTTCAATCTTGGGTTTATTTGCCCGCGTAAGTTTGAACGAATCGGACTTGTTGAGGACATAGATACGTATTTACAGCGTAAAAAGATTGGTTTGGATGGTTTAAGCATTTCACTTTCCGAGCTAACGGCCCAAATCAAGCCTAAAAAAGCATTCATCAAACCCGTCCTTATGGATCAGAGCACGGTCGCCGGACTAGGTAACTGGATTGTGGATGAAGTTTTATTTCAGGCCCTTATTCATCCGGAACAACGGGCCAATACGCTAACTGATGACCAATTTTCGGCGTTGCACAGGGCCATCCGCTATGTTCTGGAAACGGCGATTCGCCACGAAGCGCAGTACCGTGATTTTCCGGCTGGTTTTCTAATTCACGTCCGCGAGTGGGACAATTCGCCGTATGACGATGTCAATGCGCATAAATTCTGTCCTCGTTGCGCCACGCGCATTGAGAAAACCGAAGTTGGTGGCCGAACCACCTATTTCTGCCCAAAAGACCAGAAGGTAGGTTGA